The following coding sequences are from one Microtus pennsylvanicus isolate mMicPen1 chromosome 1, mMicPen1.hap1, whole genome shotgun sequence window:
- the LOC142842256 gene encoding vomeronasal type-2 receptor 116-like encodes MIALIFLFFFLNILLLVSRFTHPRCFWRIYENKDTDEDLLTDCIFFLNTEQRPVEKDYLNNILNIKTTTKNFQFLLALAFSMDEVNRNPDLLPNSSFVFDCINHGCDDGPKMYSCLNFYELVHDFPPNYVCYEQTMCLVVLTGPNLAKSVIIGNMLNLLKNHQVLQITYGPFHPILSNREQFPSLYQMAAKDTSLAMAMISLMHYFNWNWIGLAISDNDQGTQFLTQLRGEMEKITVCFAFVSVIPVEMHLFLTQAEVYYNQIVTSSTNVVIIYGDPESSLAVAFRRWQSLGLQRIWVTTSQWDGTATKHDFPLDSFNGKITFAHHHAEVSHFKTFVQTLNPLKYTDEFLARLEWMNLNCNVSASICKTLKNCLSNASLQWLKAQTFDMAFSDESYDIYNAVYAVAHAFHEMLLQHVHNQPMDNGKGNSAHCMKLHSFLRKTRFTNPVGDRVIMNQRGNHQEEYGIFQIWNFPYGLGLKVKIGEFNSYFPYGHQMHIYEDMIEHATGSRQMPPSVCSADCGPGFRKFRQEGMAACCFDCSPCPQNEVSNETNVDNCVKCQEDQYANREQNQCIQKAVVFLNYKDTLGMVLTLMALFFSAFTAVVLGIFVKHHDTPIVKANNQNLSYILLISLIFCFLCPLLFIGHPNSATCVLQHITFGIVFTLAVSTVLAKTVTVMLAFKVTTPGTRMRYFLVSGVPNYIIAVCTLIQIILCTIWLQFSPPFIDKDVHSEHGQIIIVCNKGSVTAFYCVLGYHGSLAFASFIVAFLARNLPDTFNEAKFLTFSMLLFCSVWITFLPVYHSTKGKIMVVVEVLSILASSAGLLGCIFIPKCYIILLRPERNSLQKLREKTSS; translated from the exons AACAACAACTAAAAACTTCCAGTTTTTACTGGCCTTAGCTTTTTCCATGGATGAAGTCAACAGGAACCCTGATCTTCTACCAAATTCATCATTCGTATTTGATTGTATAAACCATGGGTGTGACGATGGGCCAAAAATGTATAGTTGCTTGAATTTTTATGAATTAGTTCATGATTTCCCCCCTAATTATGTGTGTTATGAACAGACTATGTGTCTAGTGGTGCTTACAGGACCAAATTTGGCGAAATCCGTGATCATTGGGAACATGCTCAATCTCTTGAAAAATCATCAG GTCCTTCAGATTACCTATGGACCTTTCCATCCCATCCTGAGCAATCGTGAACAATTTCCCTCTCTGTATCAGATGGCTGCCAAGGACACATCTTTAGCCATGGCCATGATCTCTTTGATGCATTACTTCAACTGGAACTGGATTGGACTGGCCATCTCAGACAATGATCAGGGTACTCAATTTCTCACACAATTaagaggagagatggaaaaaaTTACAGTCTGCTTTGCCTTTGTGAGTGTGATCCCAGTCGAGATGCATTTATTCTTGACGCAAGCTGAAGTTTATTATAACCAAATAGTGACATCATCCACAAATGTGGTTATCATTTATGGTGACCCAGAGAGTTCTCTAGCTGTGGCCTTTAGAAGGTGGCAATCTCTAGGTTTACAGAGAATATGGGTCACCACCTCACAGTGGGATGGCACTGCAACTAAGCATGACTTCCCACTTGATTCATTCAATGGGAAAATAACTTTTGCACACCATCATGCTGAggtttctcattttaaaacatttgtccaGACATTGAACCCTCTCAAATACACAGACGAATTCCTGGCCAGGCTGGAGTGGATGAACTTGAACTGCAATGTCTCAGCTTCTATATGTAAGACCCTGAAGAATTGCTTATCCAATGCCTCATTGCAATGGCTCAAGGCACAGACTTTTGACATGGCCTTTAGTGATGAGAGTTATGACATATATAATGCGGTGTATGCTGTGGCCCATGCCTTCCATGAAATGCTTCTTCAGCATGTACATAATCAACCCATGGATAATGGAAAAGGAAATTCTGCTCACTGCATGAAG CTGCACTCCTTTCTGAGGAAAACACGCTTCACTAATCCAGTTGGAGACAGAGTGATTATGAACCAGAGAGGAAATCATCAGGAAGAGTATGGCATTTTTCAGATTTGGAATTTCCCATATGGTCTTGGACTTAAGGTGAAAATAGGAGAGTTTAACTCATATTTTCCATATGGTCATCAGATGCATATATATGAAGACATGATAGAgcatgcaacaggaagtagacag ATGCCGCCCTCTGTGTGCAGTGCTGATTGTGGTCCTGGATTCAGAAAGTTCCGGCAGGAAGGAATGGCCGCCTGCTGTTTTGATTGCAGCCCCTGCCCACAAAATGAAGTTTCTAATGAGACCA ATGTGGATAATTGTGTGAAGTGTCAAGAGGACCAGTATGCCAACAGAGAACAGAACCAGTGTATTCAAAAGGCTGTGGTCTTTCTGAACTACAAAGATACCTTAGGGATGGTTCTTACCTTAATGGCCTTGTTCTTCTCTGCATTCACAGCTGTGGTTCTTGGGATATTTGTGAAGCATCATGACACTCCCATTGTCAAGGCCAACAACCAGAATCTCAGCTACATCTTGTTAATTTCActcatcttctgtttcctgtgtcccTTGCTTTTCATTGGGCATCCCAACTCAGCTACCTGTGTTCTGCAACATATTACGTTTGGAATTGTATTTACTCTGGCTGTTTCAACTGTGTTGGCCAAAACAGTGACTGTGATGCTTGCTTTCAAAGTCACAACCCCTGGAACAAGGATGAGGTATTTTCTGGTTTCTGGAGTTCCCAATTATATCATTGCCGTCTGTACGCTCATCCAAATTATTCTCTGTACAATCTGGCTGcaattttctcctccttttattgACAAAGATGTGCACTCTGAGCATGGCCAAATCATCATTGTGTGCAACAAGGGCTCAGTAACTGCATTCTACTGTGTCCTGGGATACCATGGCTCCCTTGCATTCGCAAGCTTCATTGTTGCTTTCTTGGCCAGGAATCTCCCTGACACATTCAATGAAGCCAAGTTCCTGACCTTCAGCATGCTGTTGTTTTGCAGTGTCTGGATAACCTTCCTCCCTGTCTACCACAGCACCAAGGGCAAGATAATGGTGGTTGTGGAGGTCTTGTCCATCTTGGCTTCCAGTGCAGGCCTACTGGGATGCATTTTCATCCCCAAGTGctatataattttgttaagaccagagagaaattctCTTCAAAAGTTAAGGGAGAAAACATCTTCCTGA